From Geotalea uraniireducens Rf4:
GGCGCATCTCCGGCGTGCATGTAGAGGTTTACCACCACCCGCAGGTAGTAGTAAGCGGAGACTGCCGCCGCCAGGATGCCGACTATTGCCAGCGGAATTTCTCCGCCCCTGAAGGCGGCATAAAAGATGAAGAACTTGCCGATGAAGCCGGCAGTCGGCGGGATACCCGCCAGGGCAAACAGGGCAAGGGCCAATATCCCTGCCTGAAACGGCCGGCTGTAGCCGACCCCCCGATAATCCTCCACATTCTCCATTCCAACCGATTCCGTCAGGGATGCCACGGCGCCAAAGGCGGCCAGGTTCATGGCCGTGTACACCACCACATAGAGAATTACAGCGGCAAAGCCCTCACTGCTGCCGGTGAGGAGCGCCAGCACCAGGTATCCCATCTGGGCGATGGAAGAATAGGCAAGCATCCTTTTCAGGTTGGTTTGCAGCAGTGCGGCCAGGTTCCCCACCAGCATGGAGAGAAGAGACAGCCACCAGAGCGGCGTATGGAGGGTTTTAAACCCGCTGCCGGAAGGTAATAGCAGCAGGAGGAAGGCTATGGCGGCACCCTTTGAGGCGGTGGAGAGGAAGGCGACCACCGGCGTCGGTGCTCCCTGGTAGACGTCCGGCGTCCAATGATGGGCCGGAACCAGGGAGATCTTGAAGGCGATGCCGATCAGCAGCAGTCCCCACCCGGCCAGGGCGATGGGGTCTTGAGCACCGGCCGAAAGCGTCAGGCGCACGACCTCCGGAATGGCGAGGGTTCCGGCTGCGGCATAAAGAAGTGCGATGCCAAAGGCGATGCAGGCTGCGGAGATGGCCCCCAGAAGGAGATACTTGAGTCCGGCCTCGGCCGATTCGGCGCGGTTGAGATCGATGGCGACCAGGATGTAGAAGGCGAAGGTGAGGGCCTCCAGTCCGAGGAAGAGGATCAGCAGGTTGGCGGATGCGCTGACCACAGCCATGCCGAAGGCGGCGAAGATGACGGTGGCCGGGTATTCTTCTCCGCTTATGTCGCGCCTCACGTTGTGGTCGTGGGAGAGGAGCAGGGTTGCGGCGGCGGTGAGGGAAAAGAGCACAGTGAAGAAGCGGGCAAAGGGGGTAAATGCCACGCCGAGAGTCTGGGAAAGCGCCGCCGGCTGCAACTGGAGTGCCCAGAGCGCAGCGCCAACGCAGGCGGCAACGCCGACAGCCGTGCCGTAGCGTCCCGGTACGACCGCGCCGAGCAAGAGTATCAGCAGTGAAGCACCGGCAAGGATGGCGAGCGGCATGATTATCCAGATATCGGCCACGGTCATTTAGGAACTCCGTTAAATCCAAAAACTGCAATTAGCCACGAATGACACGAATAAACACGAATGTTTTTAACCCCTTGTCAAGTCGTGAGTAGTCACCGATCTGGTGAGTGCCTTCTGCATGACAAGAGCTTGTATATTCGTGCACATTCGTGAAATTCGTGGTTAAAATGCTTTTTCCAGGTTAAATCAGCAAATCGTTAACAATTACAAAGTAAGGCAAAAAACAGTGCTTCTGTAACTCCGGCAAAAACTATGGGTTCCCTGTCAGCAATGTCACCGGGACTTTGATCAGCTCCAGCAACGGTGCCGGGTGAATCCCCAGATAGACGGCGATCAGCGCCAGCACCAAGAGCAAGCCACCCTCGCGGAGGGAGAGGTCTGCCAGAGCGAGCGTCTGCCGTTCCTCGACGAAGAGCAGTTCCTGCACCAGTCGTATCGTGTAGACGAGTGACAGGACGATGCCGCTGAAGGCAAACACCACGGCCAACGGGGTAACGCGGAAGCTCCCGGTGAGAACGAGGAACTCGCCGACGAAATTGTTGAGACCGGGAAGTCCGGCAGAGGCCATGGCGAAGAGGAGAAAGAAGAAGGAGAAAACCGGCACCTTGCCCCACAGTCCGCCGTAGGCAGCGATTTCCCGCGTATCGGTCCGTTCGTCGAGCATTCCCACCAGGGCGAAGAGGGCGCCGGTCGTCACCCCGTGATTGACCATCTGCAATACCGCGCCGGACAGCGCCACCGGCGTCCAGGCAGCGATGCCGAGAGCCACGAACCCCATGTGACCGACGCTGGAATAGGCCACCAGCCGCTTCATGTCTTTTTGCGCATAGGCAATCCACGAGCCGTAGATAATGCCGATCACCGCCAGGGTGAAGATGATCGGGGTGGCGGCCTTAGCCGCTGCCGGGAAGAGGGGATAGCCGAAACGGATCAGTCCGTAAGCGCCGGTCTTCAGAAGCAGGCCGGCGAGGATCACGCTCCCCGCGGTTGGTGCATCGGTATGGGCGTCGGGAAGCCAGGTATGTACCGGGAAGAGCGGCACCTTGATGGCGAAGGCGAGGAGAAAGGCAGCGAACAGCCAGCAGCCCATGTCCGGCGCAATCCGTGTATGGAGCAGGGAAGACAGGGCAAAGGTGTACGTGCCGCTTTGGGCCCCATGGATCAGATAGAGGCCGATAATCGCCAGCAACATGAGGAGCGAGCCTGCCAGGGTGTAGAGGAAAAACTTCACCGCCGAGTAGATGCGGCGGCCATGCCCCCATATGCCGATGAGGAAGAACATGGGGATGAGCATCACCTCCCAGAACAGGTAAAAGAGGAACAGGTCGAGGGAGAGAAAGACCCCCATGATGCCGGTTTCCATGACGAGGATGAGTAGGTAGTGCAGCGCCACCCGTTCCTTAATGCTCTGCCAGGAGACGATCATGGCGACGAGGGTGATAAAGGCGGTGAGGATCACCATGAGGAGGCTGATGCCGTCCAGGCCGAGGGTGTAGCGGATACCGAACCGTTCGATCCAGGGGAGGTCCTCCAGCAGAAAAAAGGAGCGGAGCCTCGTTGTGGCTGATGTGGCCGTTACGTAGAGCCAGCTGGCCAGCGCCAGTTCCAGAAGGCCGATCCCGAGCGCAATGGGGCGGACAACCTCGGGCCGTTTCCGAAACGGCGCGAGGAGCAGGCACCCGACAAGGGGGAGGAAGGTGAGGATTGTCAGAATTGGGTAGTCGTTTAGCATGTAATTCCTTGTAGTGGCACCCCTTGCGGGTGCTCGGAATCGGCAAAAAGGTAAAGCGGATACCCGCAAGGGGTATCCCTACATCAGACCATCCATTCGTCAGACTGTTTCATGTCTGTACGGCCATGATTCACGGGATTTTCCCAGTCCGATTCCCATTGCAGCGGATTGTCGGCAATATAGGTGCGGATGCGGTTCAACTCCTGTTCGTTGCGAATGACGTGCTCGTAGTAGTTGTCTTGCCAGAACTTACCCCTGGCGTTGATCTCTCTTGACTTGATGACCTTCAACCACGCATTCACGCTCAGTGATTTAAACGCTCCGACGATGTTACCCAAACCCGCCTTTCCTACCATGATCTGCTTTTGTAGGGATACCCCTTGCGGGTATCCTGGTTTCAGGCATCCTTCCGGTTTGTTTCCCATCCCGTCCCCAATAACGATGATCCCATGGAAATGATTCGGCATGATAACGTATTCATCAATGACCGCACTGGGAAATCGCTCCGGAATACCTTGCCATTCCTTATCCACAATTCTCGCCAATTCCGGGTACTGTGAGAAGCAACATTCGCGGCCGAAGGAGCACAATGTCACAAAATACGCACCATTCTGTGAGTAATCGTAATGCTTGAGGCGAATGGAGCGGCGATGATGTATTTCGGGATTATATGCCATTACAAAT
This genomic window contains:
- a CDS encoding transposase, producing MAYNPEIHHRRSIRLKHYDYSQNGAYFVTLCSFGRECCFSQYPELARIVDKEWQGIPERFPSAVIDEYVIMPNHFHGIIVIGDGMGNKPEGCLKPGYPQGVSLQKQIMVGKAGLGNIVGAFKSLSVNAWLKVIKSREINARGKFWQDNYYEHVIRNEQELNRIRTYIADNPLQWESDWENPVNHGRTDMKQSDEWMV
- a CDS encoding complex I subunit 4 family protein; this translates as MLNDYPILTILTFLPLVGCLLLAPFRKRPEVVRPIALGIGLLELALASWLYVTATSATTRLRSFFLLEDLPWIERFGIRYTLGLDGISLLMVILTAFITLVAMIVSWQSIKERVALHYLLILVMETGIMGVFLSLDLFLFYLFWEVMLIPMFFLIGIWGHGRRIYSAVKFFLYTLAGSLLMLLAIIGLYLIHGAQSGTYTFALSSLLHTRIAPDMGCWLFAAFLLAFAIKVPLFPVHTWLPDAHTDAPTAGSVILAGLLLKTGAYGLIRFGYPLFPAAAKAATPIIFTLAVIGIIYGSWIAYAQKDMKRLVAYSSVGHMGFVALGIAAWTPVALSGAVLQMVNHGVTTGALFALVGMLDERTDTREIAAYGGLWGKVPVFSFFFLLFAMASAGLPGLNNFVGEFLVLTGSFRVTPLAVVFAFSGIVLSLVYTIRLVQELLFVEERQTLALADLSLREGGLLLVLALIAVYLGIHPAPLLELIKVPVTLLTGNP
- a CDS encoding NADH-quinone oxidoreductase subunit N — translated: MTVADIWIIMPLAILAGASLLILLLGAVVPGRYGTAVGVAACVGAALWALQLQPAALSQTLGVAFTPFARFFTVLFSLTAAATLLLSHDHNVRRDISGEEYPATVIFAAFGMAVVSASANLLILFLGLEALTFAFYILVAIDLNRAESAEAGLKYLLLGAISAACIAFGIALLYAAAGTLAIPEVVRLTLSAGAQDPIALAGWGLLLIGIAFKISLVPAHHWTPDVYQGAPTPVVAFLSTASKGAAIAFLLLLLPSGSGFKTLHTPLWWLSLLSMLVGNLAALLQTNLKRMLAYSSIAQMGYLVLALLTGSSEGFAAVILYVVVYTAMNLAAFGAVASLTESVGMENVEDYRGVGYSRPFQAGILALALFALAGIPPTAGFIGKFFIFYAAFRGGEIPLAIVGILAAAVSAYYYLRVVVNLYMHAGDAPESRKSASMTESIALSAAALVILAVGIYPSPLLRLIDSILR